From Patagioenas fasciata isolate bPatFas1 chromosome 15, bPatFas1.hap1, whole genome shotgun sequence, a single genomic window includes:
- the LYRM1 gene encoding LYR motif-containing protein 1 isoform X2, with product MTPVTRQEVLGLYRKIFRIAKKWQSASGQIEETIKEKEYIKNEAKMLFRKNKNVTDPKLIKQCIEECEARIEIGLHYNIPYPRPIHLPPMGLAHKQGRTLRHQEKLRKISKPIYLKSHDEIS from the exons ATGACACCAGTTACTCGACAAGAAGTTCTCGGCCTTTACCGTAAGATATTCCGAATAGCCAAAAAATGGCAATCAGCATCAGGACAGATAGAAGAAACTATTAAAGAGAAAGAATACATCAAAAATGAAGCCAAAATGTTATTCCGAAAGAACAAAAAT GTAACGGATCCAAAGTTGATTAAGCAGTGTATAGAAGAATGTGAGGCAAGAATAGAAATTGGACTTCACTATAACATTCCCTACCCGAGACCT ATCCATCTGCCTCCTATGGGTCTTGCCCATAAGCAAGGCCGTACGTTGCGACACCAGGAAAAGTTAAGGAAGATTTCTAAGCCAATATACCTGAAATCCCATGATGAAATTTCATAA
- the LYRM1 gene encoding LYR motif-containing protein 1 isoform X1: MNRMAECSSQLMNSMTPVTRQEVLGLYRKIFRIAKKWQSASGQIEETIKEKEYIKNEAKMLFRKNKNVTDPKLIKQCIEECEARIEIGLHYNIPYPRPIHLPPMGLAHKQGRTLRHQEKLRKISKPIYLKSHDEIS, translated from the exons ATGACACCAGTTACTCGACAAGAAGTTCTCGGCCTTTACCGTAAGATATTCCGAATAGCCAAAAAATGGCAATCAGCATCAGGACAGATAGAAGAAACTATTAAAGAGAAAGAATACATCAAAAATGAAGCCAAAATGTTATTCCGAAAGAACAAAAAT GTAACGGATCCAAAGTTGATTAAGCAGTGTATAGAAGAATGTGAGGCAAGAATAGAAATTGGACTTCACTATAACATTCCCTACCCGAGACCT ATCCATCTGCCTCCTATGGGTCTTGCCCATAAGCAAGGCCGTACGTTGCGACACCAGGAAAAGTTAAGGAAGATTTCTAAGCCAATATACCTGAAATCCCATGATGAAATTTCATAA